Below is a genomic region from Primulina eburnea isolate SZY01 chromosome 9, ASM2296580v1, whole genome shotgun sequence.
TAATATCTGAATAAAATCCTTACTGCCTCTCAATGAGAATTCTGGCGCCAGAGTCGAATTTGAAAAGTAGATATCGATTTCTTAcacaattttaaattatatttcaaaataaaccATCAATCGACGTGGATTCATCGTCCAACATATATTGCACATAATTCAGCAATATTTGTCAACAATATCTTGGAGATAAACACAAAATTCTCTGGGTTTCGAAAACATAAACATGTGATCTGATCCATAAATCGTTTTCACCTCATCCGGTGGGTTATTTTGAACCATCCAATCTTGGCATTCTCTTTTTGTGTCTTCCTCGGCAATCATGTAAACCCGACGCACCGATCCGTAATTTTCTTCCGAAAATTCTACATTGTTTATAAAGAAACCTACGGGTCTCGTCAACAAGGTTGCAAGAGTCAGATCCTGTGAAAATGGACACAAATAATATGAAAAAAAAGGTTTAAAGATTCAGAATTTAGACAAATTAGGAGGGGTAAATGAGTTAGAATTGCTAACCTCAAGCGGAGAAAGTTGGTAAAATTGAGTGGCTAAGCACTCGGGCCCAACAGTTCGGGATGTTGGAGGCTTGTCTTCTCCATTGCTATAGAACAATTTGGTATCCGTACCAAAACTCCCTTGCTTCTTGTACTGCGGAAATCAGATTTATTGTTCAAACTAGTCCTTATTAAATGgtgtgtcacgccccgaaactcgggtttgacaccggcgtcgctcatcaatcacaaaatcgaaaaacgacaagcctcgtagcacagtataaaccgaaaccagtttatttcataaattcgcCAAAAACAACCActgtctttacaactgaataaattgaataaattgTGGAAGCgtttacaaataaaataaaccaactAAAATCCTTAAATCTTGCAGCATAAATCGAATATAATAatttcaccagccccaaaactggtcCGACTCCTCTTCTTCGACCTGTTCCTCTGATTTATCTTCAGTTTTATCTGGGGAGGTGTAagggggggtgagtattttgggaaatactcagcaagtgggggtcgttCGAGTACACAACaacatgcatataacaattcgaaaatatacacacacacaccatgcaTACTTTGACTCATATCACACTCGTATACTTGACTTGACACTGAGATTCCTCTACTTtcaatggtttactgacgtcagtccctaatttttattcctctaagggggcgaggccgaatCGGTTATATCCCCACCGTATGAAGGTCGTGTCATAGTTGGGATTCCCTCCCATATCCAGTCGGATCCTCACAGTGTCAACATAAAACTCATGCAGAATACATAACCAGAAGGGGTAGAAGAAGAATTGTACTCGaccgaaatttaataaaaccGAAAATGCATCACACGAAATTCAacatttaaaacaagcccacttaccttaaattCTTGAAGAAAATAAACGTGGAAAACTCCGGTGGCTGGACTgcggcagcgcttcgctgtGCTCGAAAAATATCCTAAGGAACTAGAGGCACAATTCTCGAAAATATGAGGTGTAAAATGATGTGAATTTTCGAGATCCAtgccctcctatttataggggttggctgaTATCCTGATCGTGTATCAAATCACGTTGattctgaatcaaatctttatctAAAATCGTGATCAAATCTACATTTATTCTCTAtcctaaatttcgaaatatatatatatatcccaaggtaattttcgaaattatgcctTGCCCAGTCTGTGAAATTTCGACTTTTGTGTCTAATTCCCAATATTCGGTAGATTTTTGActtcctaaaataataaaaattatatttcttaaatcccACAAATTTGCTTACTTAAATCCAAAATTTAGTGGTATTTTTCCACAAATAATATTTGGGTTATTTTTCCTAAAATCCTGGTAGTTGAACTTTTTTCCCAGTCTGTATTTATCGCGTAGACTTCTaatgattttcgaaaaatcCCTAATAATCCTTCCAATATTTCGAAAATCCCATGATAAAATCCTCAAGATTTGATTGGGTCATCTTCTTGCTTAAATCTTTATCCAGGTGTATCAAATCTTAGATCTATATCCGGTAAAATTCTGCATATctcaaaatctgaaaaataatatacacGGTaatatttaaattcttgagaaaAATTTATTGTACACGATAGAATTATCCAATCTAAAAATTACAACCACTATCACGATAAAATCGAGATCTCGGATtttacatccctccctccttatgagaagtttcgtcctcgaaactttgGTTGGCTTGGTCTAGGAAGAGGTACGGGTATTGGTTCCTCATCCTTTCTTCTaactcccacgtggcttctcttTCAGTGTGGTTAGACCATTGCACCTTGACGTATGGAATGACTCGTCGCCTTAGTACTTGGTCCTTGGAGTCCACGATTCTGATGGGGACTTCTTCGTACTTTAGCTCTTCTCCCAAGTTACTTTCGATCATGAGTGGCTCTAATTCCAACACGTGGCTCGGATCCGGGATGTATTTCCGTAGTTGGGACACGTGGAAGACGTTATGAATTCTGGACATGTTTGGCGGCAGCGCCAATCTGTATGCTAGTGTGCCCACTCTTTCCAAAATTTCAAAGGGTCCCACATAGCGGGGGTTCAGCTTCCCAGCTTTACTGAATCGGACAACTCCTTTCATAGGCGAGACCTTTACGTAGGCCTTATCGCCAACGTTGAATTCCACTGGTCTTCTTTTCAGATCTGCCCAGCTCTtttgtctgtcttgagctgccttgagtTTCTCTCGGACCACTGTAACCTTGTCTACTGTCATCTGTACGAGATCGGGTCCTACTACTGTCTTTTctcccacttcatcccaatataaggGTGACCGATATTTTCTTCCATACAGagcttcatatggagccatccCAATACTGctgtgatagctgttattataagCAAACTCGATCAATGGTAGATGATTACTCCAATTGCTACTAAATTCTAGGGCGCATGCTCGCATCATGTCTTCTAGGGTTTGAATTGTTCTCTCG
It encodes:
- the LOC140841604 gene encoding methyl jasmonate esterase 1-like, producing MEGDKKQKHVVLIHGAGHGAWCWYKVATLLRSRRFHVTALDMAASGVNTQPLSELSTYSDYSRPLMELLEALPPEESVVLVGHSMGGICISLAMEKFPQKIDVAVFVAASMPGPSLSIEEIFDQYKKQGSFGTDTKLFYSNGEDKPPTSRTVGPECLATQFYQLSPLEDLTLATLLTRPVGFFINNVEFSEENYGSVRRVYMIAEEDTKRECQDWMVQNNPPDEVKTIYGSDHMFMFSKPREFCVYLQDIVDKYC